AACGCTTGCGAGCGGCTTCGACGATCCATCGGAAGGCGAGGCTGCGCTTGCGCTCGGGGCGAACGTCCATCGGGACCTGGTAGGTCTGGCCGCCAACGCGCCGGGGGCGCACTTCGACGCCGGGCATCACATTCTGAACGGCCTTCTCGAATACCTGGATGCCGGGGTTGCCGGTCTTCTCTTCCAGCTCAGAAAGCGCTCCGTAGAAGATCTTCTCGGCGGTGACTTTCTTGCCATCGAGCATCATGCGGTTGATGAACCGCTGGGCAAGCTCCGAACCGTAGACGGGATCGGGAAGGATTCGACGTTTGGGGACAGCACCTTTTCTTGGCATTTCCTATAAGCTCCTTACTTCGCCGCCGCCTTCGGACGCTTGGCGCCGTACTTGCTGCGCCCCTGCATCCGGTTCGAGGTTCCCGAGGTCTGCTGCGTGCCGCGGACGATGTGGTAGCGCACGCCGGGCAGGTCTTTTACACGGCCGCCGCGAACGAGCACGACCGAGTGCTCTTGCAGGTTGTGGCCAATGCCGGGAATATAGGCGGTGACTTCGATGCCGTTGGTAAGGCGGACACGGGCCACTTTGCGCAGCGCCGAGTTCGGCTTCTTGGGGGTCATGGTTCGGACGATCGTGCAAACGCCCCTCTTGAACGGGTTCCCTTTGAGCGCGGGCGACTTCGACTTGACTCGCGGAATCGACCGGCCCTTTCTTACCAATTGATTGACTGTCGGCATACTGTTTCCAAATTCTCCATTGTTTGTGTCCGACATGTCTGACTCGTCTGACCTGTCCGACTCTGGCTCCCCATCAAAAAAGCCCCTTCGATCTCTCGACAGGGGCCCGTGCCTTCTGGTTCTTCGTCTGCTTGTCGCTCGCTTCAGAATCCGTCTCGGCGCTCGGGAGCCTCCACACAAGGGATATTGGCCCAAAAGGCAACAGCCTCAAAGACCAAGGTGGATTATGGACAGGTGGCACGAAGCTTGTCAAGGGGCTGAAGACGCGAAGGGCGATGAGCGATGCGCGATGAGTCGCTTCAGGTCGACCGGGTTGATGGGAGCAGGCTTCGATAGGATCGCCGCGACAGGGCTGACACTCCTCGATCGCCCGTCGCCCATCGCAGATCGCATCTCCAAGTACAATCACCCTTCCCATGTCCGAAGAGTCCATTCGCGATATTCGACTTGCCAAGCTCGCCAAGATGCGCGAGTTGGGGCACGACCCCTATGCGGTCGAGCGATTCGAGACCACCGCAAGCGCCTCGGACCTTCTGGCAAACTACGATTTCGGCCCCACCCCCGCCGAACGCGCCGAAAGCCAGACCCCAGACCCCAAACTCCCTACCCGCGTCTCTTTCGCCGGCCGCGTCACCAGCTACCGCCTCATGGGCAAGGCCGGATTTGCCCATCTTTCTGACGGAGACGGCAAGATCCAAGCCTACTTTCGACGGGACGACCTCCAGATGAGCGGTGAGATCGCGCAGGGTTGGGAGCTCTTTAACCTGCTCGACATCGGCGACCACGTCGGCGTCTCCGGGGAACTCTTCATCACCAAGACCGGTGAAAAGAGCATCCACGTCAGGCACATCACGCCGCTTTCGAAGTGCCTCCACACGCTCCCTCTTGGCAAGGTTCTGGAGGAGAAGGACGACGCCGGCAACGTGACCTCCCGCAAGACCTGGTATGAGCTCGAAGACGTCGAAATCCGCTATCGCCATCGCCATCTGGACCTCATCGCCCGACCCGAGGAACGCGAGAAGCTGGTGCAGCGAAGCAAGATCGTCGCTGCGACCCGGCGTTTCTTTGAAAACTGGGGCTACATCGAGGTCGAAACCCCGATGCTCCAGTTCGTCGCGGGCGGCGCGGCGGCACGGCCGTTTCTGACCCACTACAACGCCTACGACGTGGACGTCAAGCTCCGCATCAGCCTGGAGCTTTATCTGAAGCGGCTGATCTGCGGCGACCTGCCGAAGGTCTATGAGATCGGGCGCGTGTTCCGGAATGAGGGCGTCAGCAACCGCCACAACCCTGAGTTCACGCTGCTGGAATGGTACGAGGCCTACGCCAACCTGGAAGACATGATGGCGATGGTGGAGGGGCTGTTCAGAAGCGTGGCGGAGGAGGTGTTTGGGAGCACTTCTGTCTCTCTCAAGTCCGACAGGTCGGACGCGTCAGACCAGTCCGACCGGTCAGACGAGCCCAAGACCCAAATCAACTTCTCTCAGCCCTGGGCTCGCCTCGACCTTCTTTCCGGCATCCAGCAGTACTCCGGCATCGAGCCCGGCGAGCTTGCTGAGTTTGAGTCGGCCAAGGCTGCCATGGCGCGGGTCGGCCTGCCCACCGCCAAAGAGGACTCCCTCGGCGGCATTATCGAGAAACTCCTCGAACACTTCGTCGAGCCGAACCTCATCCAGCCGACCTTCATCATCAACTACCCGATCGAGACTTCCCCGCTCGCCAAGAAGGTGCCCGGCAACCCGCGCCTCACCCGCCGCTTCGAGGGCTATATTCGGGGCCGTGAGGTCTGCAACGCCTTCTCCGAGATCAACGACCCCATCGATCAGCGCGAGCGCTTTGAAGAGCAGGTCAAGGCGGCCGCGAAGGGCGCCGACGAGACCCACCCGATGGATGAAGAATTCCTTTACGCTCTCGAGTGCGGCATGCCTCCGGCGGGCGGCTGCGGCATCGGCATCGACCGGCTGGCGATGATCTTAACCGGCGCGGAAAACCTCCGAGAGATCATTCTCTTCCCCACCATGAAGCCGGAGGCCCCTCCTGAGGCGTCATCCTAGTATAAGAGAACACGCCATGACCAAGATTCGAGCTTACGTCTTTCTCGCGCTGGCCGCCATCCTGGCGATCTTTGCCTTCACCTCGGGCGATTGGCTCCTGATGGGCCCCGGCGTGGCCATCGCCGCGATCATCGGAGTCGTGATGCTCTTCATGAAAGAGCCCGTCAAGAAGGAAAAGGTCATCAAGGCCGAGGACACCTACAAGCGCAAGACCATCGAGCTGTAGGCGGGACGGAGCGCAGGCATCCTCGCCTGGCCCCTGGGAAAGCAAGGGTCCGAGAGGCAGAGAAAACGACCCCTCACTCTACCATCGCCCCAAGACGAGGAGGGCGCGTAGCCCCTCCCTTGTCCCGATGATCGGGATGAGGGAGGGGATGGGGAGGGAGACTCCGGGGAGCCAGGGATAGCTCCCTAAGCCCTCTACTTCCTAATCACCGAAAACACCTCATAGCTGTATTCCAAGTCCAGCTTTCCGCCGGAAGGCACGCTGATCTTCCACTCCACTACATTCGAGGCATTGGGATCACCTGGGTTCACCGATGTGTATTCGATCGCGCCGCCGTTCTTCACCTCCAGCACCTTGCCGTTCACTTGGCGCCGAACCTTCACGTCTGCCGCCTCGGCACGGAAGTTCTCCAGCGTGAGCGTGCCCTTGAGCGTGATCGGAAGGAACTGCGTCTCCCCGATCTTCACCACTTCGCCCCGCCTCACCTCGACTTCCTGCTTCTTGACCCGTAGCCCGATTCCCGCCGCGAGCCGCAGTTCCCCCGAACCACCCGCAGGCGTGTACTTTATCTGCTGCTGGCCGACCGGGCGCTGATCCTCGACCACAAACACCGGCCCCGTCGTTAGGGGTTGTTTGGAGGTGTTTTTGATGTTGAGCAGATAGTAAAGCTCGTCGGTGTCGGCGTTCCATTCGAACGAGGAGGTCACCGGCACGGTGACCTCGAAGATCGAAGCCATCGCTCGATCGCCAGGCCTGAGCCTCAGTTTGGGCTTAGTGTAATAGTGGAGTTCTCCGGATTCCGCCGCGGGCAACGCGCCGCCCGCCTCGAAGTCCTCGCCGGCATTCCCGCCAAAGCCTCCTCCGCCCCTTCCGGCGGGCGCGGGCCGGTTGGATTGGGAATCACGCCCTTGGCCGAGACCCCCTCCAGGGCCTCCCAGTCCGCCAGAGGCGAGTCCCGGCATCATTCCGATAAGGAAGCTGTCAAGCTGGCCACGGTTGGCTATCAGCGGCGCCCCGACCACAAAGACGACGTCGGTGTTTTTCAGGTCCTCATCGAGGTTCAAGAGCGTTCCGCGCAGAGTCAGGCGCCCCTGCTTGCCGGGCTGCAGCTCCAGCAGGTAGCTCGGCTCCCACCGGATGCCCTCTTGGATGTAGGCCATCCCGATGCCCGCGACCCCGTTTGGCTTGGCGGTCGTCAGCTTGACCCGCACCGGGTAACCCACCAAAGTAATCGTCTCCACCTTGGCGTATTCCAGCGCAATGTAGTTCTTCTGGGCGTCCTTGAGCAGCATCATGGTGGGAAGGAGGCTGGAAAGCTCTCCCTGCACGGTCCGCCCTTCCGTTGCAATGGAGAGCGGCAAACCGACCTTGTCCTTTAGGAGGGCGCTGATCTCGGCCTTGTCCTTGAATTCGAGTTGGTTGTCGTTGGTCATCACGACCGTGTCGACTCGGTCGTCTTTGGCCGTCGGATACATCCACAGCGTGCCTCGGATGGCACGAGGGACAAGGTTGGTGGTAGCCCAGCCGTCTTCTAGTTGGGCCTTCCCCTCACGGACGTAGAACCCGAAACCCTCCTTGAAAACCACAAGGGTCTTGAGCTCGGTACTGAAGGCGAGGCCGTTCTTCGGCTGGTCCTGGACAAAGATGGGGGCGACGGCAAGCGCCGCAAGCACGGAAAGCATGGTGTTTCCCTCCTGATTCGAGAGTTCAGACGAATCAGAGAGCCCTGGGGTTGGTGTGGAATCTGGACAAAGGTCGGAACGGAAACGGCAAACGGGGGCAAACGCCAACAAACATAAAGGAAGGCGGCGCCGGCTGTTGCCGGCGCCGCCTTCCGAGCTCCAAAGAGGACTACTCCTTCTCGGCGCCTTCTCCTTCTTCTTCGGCCTCGACCACGATC
This Armatimonadota bacterium DNA region includes the following protein-coding sequences:
- the rpsG gene encoding 30S ribosomal protein S7, with amino-acid sequence MPRKGAVPKRRILPDPVYGSELAQRFINRMMLDGKKVTAEKIFYGALSELEEKTGNPGIQVFEKAVQNVMPGVEVRPRRVGGQTYQVPMDVRPERKRSLAFRWIVEAARKRSGKTMKDKLSAELLDAANGTGSSVKKREDTHRMADANKAFAHYRF
- a CDS encoding 30S ribosomal protein S12, which codes for MPTVNQLVRKGRSIPRVKSKSPALKGNPFKRGVCTIVRTMTPKKPNSALRKVARVRLTNGIEVTAYIPGIGHNLQEHSVVLVRGGRVKDLPGVRYHIVRGTQQTSGTSNRMQGRSKYGAKRPKAAAK
- the lysS gene encoding lysine--tRNA ligase; its protein translation is MSEESIRDIRLAKLAKMRELGHDPYAVERFETTASASDLLANYDFGPTPAERAESQTPDPKLPTRVSFAGRVTSYRLMGKAGFAHLSDGDGKIQAYFRRDDLQMSGEIAQGWELFNLLDIGDHVGVSGELFITKTGEKSIHVRHITPLSKCLHTLPLGKVLEEKDDAGNVTSRKTWYELEDVEIRYRHRHLDLIARPEEREKLVQRSKIVAATRRFFENWGYIEVETPMLQFVAGGAAARPFLTHYNAYDVDVKLRISLELYLKRLICGDLPKVYEIGRVFRNEGVSNRHNPEFTLLEWYEAYANLEDMMAMVEGLFRSVAEEVFGSTSVSLKSDRSDASDQSDRSDEPKTQINFSQPWARLDLLSGIQQYSGIEPGELAEFESAKAAMARVGLPTAKEDSLGGIIEKLLEHFVEPNLIQPTFIINYPIETSPLAKKVPGNPRLTRRFEGYIRGREVCNAFSEINDPIDQRERFEEQVKAAAKGADETHPMDEEFLYALECGMPPAGGCGIGIDRLAMILTGAENLREIILFPTMKPEAPPEASS